In Sutterella faecalis, a genomic segment contains:
- a CDS encoding HlyD family secretion protein gives MQSAASGRQAQKPSILPAVFGALVLLGAAAFIGWGIWQAMTPVPVPLQGMMDATTVSVSAKVPGRIAAISVREGDRVQAGDAVARLALPEINAKVAQAKALQAAADAKASLADEGPRTQELDAARADLARARAGLALAQSSWKRVDALQKEGLISAQRRDEVLAQRESAEKLVAAAEAKVSALEDGARRQEKTAAEALARQAAGGVEEASSLASEADIRSPASGEVTRVVLHEGEIAPAGFPVVLVTNLEDSWATFNVREDELPGMEVGKEFAARVPALGKNVSFRVYWINPRGDYAVWRATRQSSGYDIRTFEVRARPVEKTEGLRPGMTVIIDRARR, from the coding sequence ATGCAGAGCGCAGCTTCGGGCCGTCAGGCTCAGAAACCCTCCATTCTTCCCGCAGTCTTCGGCGCCCTGGTTCTTCTCGGCGCCGCCGCCTTCATCGGCTGGGGCATCTGGCAGGCGATGACGCCTGTACCCGTGCCGCTTCAGGGCATGATGGACGCGACCACCGTCTCCGTTTCCGCGAAGGTTCCCGGACGCATTGCCGCGATCAGCGTCCGCGAGGGCGATCGGGTGCAGGCAGGCGACGCGGTGGCGCGTCTCGCGCTCCCCGAAATCAATGCGAAGGTCGCTCAGGCGAAGGCCCTTCAGGCGGCGGCCGATGCAAAGGCGTCGCTTGCCGATGAGGGTCCCCGGACGCAGGAGCTCGATGCGGCCAGAGCCGACCTCGCCCGCGCCCGTGCCGGATTGGCGCTCGCCCAGAGTTCCTGGAAGCGCGTTGATGCGCTTCAGAAGGAAGGCCTCATCAGCGCGCAGCGCCGCGACGAAGTGCTCGCCCAAAGAGAAAGCGCTGAAAAACTCGTCGCTGCGGCCGAAGCCAAGGTGTCTGCACTTGAGGACGGAGCCCGCAGGCAGGAAAAAACGGCTGCCGAAGCGCTCGCCCGTCAGGCGGCTGGCGGCGTTGAGGAAGCCTCGTCCCTCGCGAGCGAAGCCGACATCCGGTCTCCGGCTTCGGGCGAAGTCACGCGCGTCGTGCTCCACGAAGGCGAAATTGCGCCGGCCGGATTCCCGGTCGTTCTCGTTACGAACCTCGAGGACAGCTGGGCAACCTTCAACGTGCGCGAGGACGAGCTCCCCGGGATGGAGGTCGGCAAGGAATTTGCGGCCAGAGTTCCTGCTCTCGGCAAAAACGTTTCCTTCCGCGTCTACTGGATCAACCCGCGGGGCGACTACGCCGTCTGGCGCGCGACGCGCCAGTCTTCGGGCTACGACATCCGCACGTTTGAAGTGCGCGCAAGACCCGTTGAAAAAACGGAGGGACTGCGCCCGGGCATGACGGTCATCATCGACCGCGCCCGTCGCTAA
- a CDS encoding TolC family protein, with protein MSVPFRTLPLVLAVSALLSAGTAAADDSLTFEAARARFHERADIFRADTAEVNRARHASESAKSLSGPKVDITAMQIEGRKDLDLNLDIPASVQQLGSALSQGAIRIPSTMRFSDELDLSGPRAMISATWPLYTGGAITAQQNLLEHKVREASAAQSARLEEKDADLAMRYWGVQLARSVEELRRERLKDEEEQVHRAMRFEKKGLISRIERMSVEVSRDAARRELVSAGTSARVAEAELMSALREKELPTLATPLFILTGDLGTLSEWQSRARINSPVLARIDAQVSQAGEGVRAAESAFHPQVFAFGMKNLVKHYLTPVEPDWMVGLGIKFTLWDNRDRFSSLAASHAQEDKARAAKAEADNALASAVETAFLRTTQAREEYLLTASTVALAKENLRLREASFAEGLSTALDVREARTQMTGAQIAERAAAYKFVVSWAMLHGAAGVMPDFVATLSRPDLKRVE; from the coding sequence ATGTCCGTACCTTTCCGCACGCTTCCGCTCGTACTCGCAGTCAGCGCACTTCTGAGTGCCGGCACTGCGGCGGCGGACGACTCCCTTACCTTCGAAGCCGCCCGCGCACGCTTTCACGAACGCGCCGACATCTTCCGCGCAGACACTGCTGAAGTGAATCGCGCGCGTCATGCTTCGGAGAGCGCCAAATCGCTCTCGGGTCCCAAGGTGGACATTACGGCGATGCAGATTGAAGGGCGGAAGGACCTTGACCTCAATCTCGACATTCCGGCTAGCGTGCAGCAGCTCGGGAGCGCCCTCTCGCAAGGAGCAATTCGAATTCCAAGCACAATGCGCTTTTCGGACGAGCTCGACCTCTCGGGCCCGCGCGCGATGATCTCGGCCACGTGGCCCCTCTATACGGGGGGCGCCATCACGGCGCAGCAGAACCTTCTCGAGCACAAGGTCCGGGAGGCTTCGGCCGCGCAGAGCGCCCGGCTTGAAGAAAAGGATGCCGACCTCGCGATGCGCTACTGGGGCGTGCAGCTCGCGCGCTCGGTGGAGGAACTCCGCCGCGAGCGCCTTAAGGACGAGGAAGAGCAGGTTCACCGCGCCATGCGCTTTGAAAAGAAGGGCCTTATTTCCCGGATCGAGCGCATGTCGGTCGAGGTGTCGCGCGATGCGGCCCGGCGCGAGCTCGTGTCTGCGGGAACGAGCGCCCGCGTGGCGGAAGCCGAGCTCATGAGCGCGCTTCGCGAAAAGGAATTGCCGACGCTTGCAACGCCGCTCTTCATTCTCACGGGCGACCTTGGAACGCTTTCTGAATGGCAGTCGCGCGCAAGGATCAATTCTCCCGTGCTCGCGAGAATCGACGCGCAGGTGAGTCAGGCCGGAGAAGGCGTCAGGGCCGCTGAAAGCGCCTTTCATCCGCAGGTCTTCGCCTTCGGCATGAAGAACCTCGTGAAGCACTACCTCACGCCGGTCGAACCCGACTGGATGGTGGGGCTCGGCATCAAATTCACGCTCTGGGACAACCGCGACCGCTTCTCGTCGCTTGCCGCCTCGCACGCGCAGGAAGATAAGGCGAGAGCCGCGAAGGCGGAAGCCGACAATGCGCTCGCAAGCGCCGTTGAAACCGCGTTCCTGCGCACCACGCAGGCGCGCGAGGAATATCTCCTCACGGCTTCGACCGTAGCGCTCGCGAAAGAAAACCTGCGGCTCAGGGAAGCGAGCTTTGCCGAAGGGCTATCGACCGCGCTCGACGTTCGCGAAGCCCGCACGCAGATGACGGGCGCGCAGATTGCCGAACGCGCCGCCGCCTATAAATTCGTCGTCTCCTGGGCCATGCTCCACGGCGCCGCGGGCGTCATGCCGGACTTTGTCGCAACGCTCTCCCGGCCGGATCTGAAGCGCGTGGAATAA
- a CDS encoding ankyrin repeat domain-containing protein: MRIRPLLAGASVAFALFATALSFPLSAAPQEENALTSAQLAEIRQAVRAGQASVVEDLLKNGASPNFRMENGDTGFTYAVRADTPQVAEALLKSGKLALNDANRFGETPLMMAVFKGNNELFDELLKAGADPKGGANWTALHYAATEGRTEMIEKLLALGVSPNVQTSSGVTPLIMAARKPSRASVMALLKAGAYRDYCTDKRESPADFARRAGDQELAKYLAVEACAVVGKKK, translated from the coding sequence ATGCGCATCCGACCCCTACTTGCAGGCGCGAGCGTCGCGTTTGCCCTTTTTGCCACTGCCCTCTCCTTCCCGCTTTCCGCCGCACCTCAGGAGGAAAACGCCCTCACGTCCGCCCAGCTCGCCGAGATCCGGCAGGCCGTGCGCGCCGGACAGGCGAGCGTCGTTGAAGATCTTCTCAAGAACGGCGCTTCGCCCAACTTCCGCATGGAAAACGGCGACACGGGCTTTACCTACGCCGTTCGGGCCGATACCCCGCAGGTGGCCGAGGCGCTCCTCAAATCGGGAAAGCTCGCCCTCAACGACGCCAACCGCTTCGGCGAAACGCCCCTCATGATGGCGGTCTTCAAGGGAAACAACGAACTCTTTGACGAGCTTCTCAAGGCGGGCGCGGATCCCAAGGGCGGCGCCAACTGGACGGCGCTTCACTACGCCGCGACCGAAGGCCGCACGGAAATGATTGAAAAGCTCCTCGCGCTCGGCGTTTCTCCGAACGTACAGACGTCGTCGGGCGTGACGCCCCTCATCATGGCGGCGAGGAAGCCCTCGCGCGCCTCCGTCATGGCGCTTCTCAAGGCCGGAGCCTACCGCGACTACTGCACCGACAAGCGCGAGTCGCCTGCCGACTTCGCCCGCCGCGCGGGAGACCAGGAGCTTGCCAAGTACCTCGCCGTTGAAGCCTGCGCCGTTGTCGGGAAGAAGAAATAA
- a CDS encoding TatD family hydrolase has translation MLTPYIDSHCHLTDKAFDEDREAAIQRMKDAGMVAGITIGCEDGDIKPLRAILDAHPGFLFGAWAVHPEYPELREADVDEIAERANEPGMVAVGETGLDFYWCKEPLDWQRDRFRRHIAAARKAGKPLIIHARDAESAALEILREEKAGDLGFVMHCFCGSLETAEGVVNAGGHVSFTGNLTFKKNEALREIAGKIPLERLLIETDSPYMAPVPFRGKRCEPVYSREVARAIAAAKGLEFDEVLLATAQNTVRLFRLPIAV, from the coding sequence ATGCTCACTCCCTACATTGACTCTCACTGCCACCTGACGGACAAGGCCTTTGACGAAGACCGCGAGGCCGCGATTCAGCGAATGAAGGATGCCGGCATGGTTGCGGGCATCACGATCGGCTGCGAAGACGGCGACATCAAGCCGCTCCGCGCGATTCTCGACGCGCACCCCGGGTTTCTCTTCGGCGCCTGGGCCGTCCATCCGGAATACCCGGAACTGAGAGAGGCCGACGTCGATGAAATCGCTGAGCGCGCGAACGAACCCGGCATGGTGGCGGTCGGCGAAACGGGACTTGACTTCTACTGGTGCAAGGAGCCCCTTGACTGGCAGCGGGACCGCTTCAGACGCCATATTGCCGCGGCGAGAAAGGCAGGGAAGCCCCTCATCATTCACGCGCGGGACGCCGAAAGCGCGGCTCTTGAGATCCTCAGGGAAGAAAAAGCGGGCGACCTCGGGTTCGTGATGCACTGCTTCTGCGGGTCGCTCGAGACTGCTGAGGGCGTCGTCAATGCCGGCGGGCACGTGAGCTTCACGGGGAATCTCACCTTCAAAAAGAATGAGGCGCTCCGCGAGATCGCGGGGAAAATTCCGCTCGAGCGCCTTCTCATCGAAACGGACTCGCCCTACATGGCGCCCGTTCCCTTCCGGGGAAAACGCTGCGAACCCGTCTATTCGCGGGAAGTGGCGAGGGCGATTGCCGCGGCGAAGGGGCTCGAGTTCGATGAAGTGCTCCTTGCCACCGCGCAAAACACCGTGAGGCTCTTCAGACTGCCGATTGCCGTCTGA
- a CDS encoding ABC transporter permease encodes MRVWCQRALRISLLEVRQVLSHPVEWIAGLAVPLFWALLMSIAFGTGIMTKLPVGLVDMDRSALSRETIQALDAIPSIRLERRDSSLTADEDLRSRRTYGTITIPKGFEEENRRGLGAPVVLELNKTYYAIGTILEVDIKTALSTLQMTKLAVKRTAAAGGTFTENSGHLRATLPDVWFLGNPSFNFVAYLLPTFVPGLMALGALLAFVSMLAREWREGGLRTFLKESGGSATALVVGKLAPWLLFWLLAISVWTAGFAGWAGWGAAGPLFLWFTAGWLLILAMAGLALLVVAISPTWVIALSASICLVAPTFPFTGFSFPLDAMTPGARAFGELLPLTHYLEAQSQIWVMNAPLDAIARTQMTLALFPIICFTAALLILPFRIRRWKKAEALAAGLRVAEAQVPQEENSSAMGFWKTFALTLRASFLSRDTIAIFGVAAAFYLVFYGWPYGTQQIENIPTGILDLDRSGASRRLVNALDASPTTRLTFVLHSESEALDLFRRQKTDVLVTIPEDYSESLARGENTTIHILGSGAYPVKARAVQSAAAGIISDKKALLDNASLMTPGTPVASLEGAAIAAPGLLVTYRFNEISGYGNYTVPMVGPVILQAVILMGIGMAMGGWLAGRPRLPFMQDVMRRPWCEGLGIFLAFWSIAFGWMLYIEGFGFRFGDYGAFGNPEAVILVSALFSAAVTAFGLAVVTLLGSNAWAAPVTVIISAPALFISGAVWPLENLHWAAIAVSQLIPTTPGIFASAAAAQDGAELQDILPALLHLLLLTGFYGLCYVLRIASMKRPEALQGAAEDVV; translated from the coding sequence ATGCGGGTCTGGTGTCAGCGCGCGCTGCGCATTTCGCTCCTTGAGGTAAGGCAGGTTCTTTCGCATCCGGTCGAATGGATTGCGGGCCTTGCCGTGCCCCTTTTCTGGGCGCTTCTCATGTCGATTGCCTTCGGAACGGGCATTATGACGAAGCTCCCCGTAGGGTTGGTCGACATGGACCGGTCCGCGCTCTCGCGCGAGACCATTCAGGCGCTCGACGCCATTCCCTCCATCCGGCTCGAGCGCAGGGACTCCTCCCTCACGGCCGACGAGGACCTGAGATCGCGCCGCACGTACGGCACGATCACAATCCCCAAAGGGTTCGAGGAAGAGAACCGCCGGGGTCTCGGCGCTCCGGTCGTGCTCGAACTCAATAAAACCTACTACGCGATCGGCACGATTCTCGAGGTCGACATCAAGACGGCGCTCTCAACGCTCCAGATGACGAAGCTTGCCGTGAAGCGGACCGCGGCTGCGGGGGGCACCTTCACGGAGAACAGCGGCCATTTGCGCGCCACGCTCCCCGACGTCTGGTTCCTCGGGAACCCGAGCTTCAATTTCGTCGCCTACCTGCTTCCGACCTTCGTTCCCGGCCTCATGGCGCTCGGCGCGCTTCTCGCCTTCGTTTCGATGCTCGCGCGCGAATGGCGCGAAGGGGGCTTGAGAACGTTCCTCAAGGAATCCGGGGGCTCCGCCACGGCGCTTGTTGTCGGGAAGCTCGCCCCCTGGCTTCTTTTCTGGCTCCTCGCCATTTCCGTCTGGACGGCGGGCTTTGCCGGCTGGGCGGGCTGGGGTGCGGCGGGGCCGCTCTTTCTCTGGTTCACGGCCGGGTGGCTTTTGATCCTCGCGATGGCGGGGCTTGCGCTCCTTGTGGTCGCCATTTCGCCCACCTGGGTGATTGCGCTTTCGGCTTCCATCTGCCTCGTTGCCCCGACCTTTCCCTTTACGGGCTTTTCCTTCCCGCTCGACGCGATGACGCCGGGCGCACGCGCTTTCGGCGAGCTCCTGCCGCTCACCCACTACCTCGAGGCGCAGAGCCAGATCTGGGTGATGAATGCGCCGCTTGACGCCATTGCCCGCACTCAGATGACGCTCGCGCTCTTTCCCATCATCTGCTTTACCGCTGCGCTCCTCATTCTCCCCTTCCGCATCCGTCGATGGAAGAAAGCGGAAGCGCTTGCCGCAGGATTAAGGGTTGCGGAAGCTCAGGTTCCGCAGGAAGAGAATTCGTCCGCCATGGGCTTCTGGAAAACCTTTGCTCTGACCCTCAGGGCGAGCTTTCTCTCACGCGACACCATCGCGATTTTCGGCGTGGCCGCGGCCTTTTACCTCGTTTTCTACGGCTGGCCCTACGGCACGCAGCAGATCGAGAACATTCCGACCGGCATCCTCGACCTCGACCGGTCGGGCGCCTCGCGGCGCCTCGTCAATGCGCTCGACGCCTCTCCCACGACGAGGCTCACTTTTGTCCTTCATTCAGAGAGCGAAGCGCTCGACCTCTTCCGCCGTCAGAAAACGGACGTGCTCGTTACGATTCCTGAGGACTATTCGGAGTCGCTCGCGCGAGGCGAAAACACGACAATTCACATCCTCGGAAGCGGCGCCTATCCGGTGAAGGCGCGCGCCGTTCAGTCGGCCGCTGCCGGCATCATTTCGGACAAAAAGGCGCTCCTTGACAACGCCTCCCTCATGACGCCGGGGACGCCCGTCGCCTCGCTCGAGGGTGCGGCCATTGCGGCTCCGGGTCTTCTCGTCACCTACCGCTTCAACGAAATCTCGGGCTACGGCAACTACACCGTGCCGATGGTGGGGCCCGTCATTCTCCAGGCCGTCATCCTCATGGGCATCGGCATGGCGATGGGCGGGTGGCTCGCGGGCCGTCCGCGCCTTCCCTTCATGCAGGACGTCATGCGGCGCCCCTGGTGCGAGGGGCTCGGGATCTTCCTCGCCTTCTGGTCGATTGCCTTCGGCTGGATGCTCTACATCGAAGGCTTCGGCTTCCGGTTCGGCGACTACGGCGCCTTCGGGAACCCGGAGGCCGTGATTCTCGTGAGCGCGCTTTTTTCGGCTGCAGTGACTGCATTCGGGCTTGCGGTCGTGACGCTCCTCGGCTCCAACGCCTGGGCCGCGCCCGTGACGGTGATTATTTCCGCACCTGCGCTCTTTATTTCGGGCGCCGTCTGGCCGCTCGAGAACCTCCATTGGGCGGCCATTGCCGTCTCTCAGCTGATTCCGACAACGCCCGGGATCTTCGCTTCGGCCGCTGCCGCTCAGGACGGCGCGGAACTCCAGGACATTCTCCCGGCGCTTCTGCACCTTCTCCTCCTCACGGGCTTCTACGGCCTCTGCTATGTGCTGCGGATCGCCTCGATGAAGCGCCCTGAAGCGCTTCAGGGCGCGGCTGAGGATGTGGTCTAA